The genomic interval ACAGTTCTAATTTTTTCATGATGCCTTTGGGTCAAAACAAATACCTAGTTTATTCATTAAGTAACTAGGTCCAAACAACCTATTAATTATTTCTATAACAATagctgttgggaaaaaaaaaatacacatagctgaaataaaagatatttcattttttaataaccaTGATTATCATAACCATCAGTATACTATTGGGAAATGTGCATCTGTTCACTGTACCAGCTTGTTGGAATCAGATTGGACTTTGCCACCCTCATTTCTGTTCTCTGCTGATTTTTAACATCATACTTGGATTTCTTACAACAACTGCTAAACACTCCCCTTTGCAAAGATAGGACATCATCAGAAGGAATATAGAATATATTATGTTGAATATATTCAGTATAAAATGTTGAAGCTGTGCGCCACTTGGAGACTGTAGTTTTTGAGATGTTGAGCAATATATTGTTTTGTTTGCCTTGAAATTTAAAACACTCCAGATCATCCTGAGAGTTCCTTGTGACTCAGGGTTCCTTAATGCACAGTTGGGAAGCTGTTACAGATCTAAAGaggtttgtttcattttgtttttaggaCTAGTATTTCATTATCAAGTAAAACAGGTTTAGAAAATAAGAAGTAATAGTTTATAAGAGATGTTGGAAAGATCAAAAGTGGACCTTCCTATTCATTAAAGGTGTAGATGGGGCAGCAGTATATACTTATTCCTTGATACTGTGGTTTTTTATTACTTTGAAAAGTAAAGGCACTTGACAGAACCAATTAAAAGTTAAGGAGATAAACAGATAACAAAGTTGTTGTCCTTCCTGCTAAGTATGTATTAAGTTCCTTTCTGGCTCTGAAGTTCAGTAGTTCAGTGACTATAATCAGAATTCAAAAAAAGGAAGTGTAAATTTCCCACAAGTTGGTATTCTTGGTATTTATCTCATTTATCTTCTAGAACTTAAAAAACAGTAAATGATAAAGTCTTAAAATACACAAGCCCAGCAAAGAATGATGGCTCAGAAATGATTAATACAGGAAACTCTTCCAAAGGATTACTGAAAAGAACACTCCTTTCTTTCCCCCACGGGTGAACTTTTGCCTTCTTTTTGAAGTCGACTATTGGAAAAGCAAAAGGTGCTGAGACAGACAGAATGAGAAATAGTTAATCCTCTGACAGGTAGGCTCTGATAACAGTTGTGAAAtttaacacatttttcttttcacttatgtTTGGCAAAGGACCAGTAATATTTGAAATTTGACCTCAGATTTATATAATTGTGGGTCATCACTGTTTCTTTACACCTGGAACACgttgtatgtttcttttttttttcctctgcctatcaaaagagacagaggaaccaggaaaGGATGAGGGAAAGCCACCTTACATTAAGTAAAGAATTAAAAGACTTCCCTTTTAGGACAGTCTAAATTTTAGGACTTTAATCTGGAGGGATGCAGAAGGATATGATCAAACTGAAGAACTCTTAACTATATAGATCTCCGAAGCTGGGGGCCCTTTGAAGCTTGAAAGCCTTTCATATAGGAAAAAAGAACTGTGAATTCTAAAATCGTAATAGAGGTCAAAGGTGCTTTTGGGGCCTACCTCCTGTTAGTCTCCTTTGCTGTTTTTGTGAGACTTGGTATATCTGATTCATGGTGGTGTTTCTGATATTTGTATACttgtataaatataatttttgtcttAATGTTTCTTTGATTTATTCATGATGTTCTCTCCAGTCTTAATTTGTATCCCTGATGCTCTCTATTGCTTGGCCCAGTTGCAAGGAAACAACTTGAAGTTGCTCTATCTGCAGGGTGCCTTTTACTTTTAGAAAACCAGAGTAAAGCAATCCTGACTTACCCCTGGGAGTGAACAGTGCTGACCTGTCTTCTGCTGTAGGTCCACTTTCGAGCTCACATTGGTTGTCTTGCTTTGGTTTAAAAATCTCAATTAGAAAATCAGTCTAGCTTACCAATTAAGAATAGGGCCATTGGTGTCAATCTCACCTTCAGATTTTTGTTTGCCACTGAGGAGCCCTGTGATACTGGATAGATCACCTAACTTTAGTGCTTCAGTTTGCTTATAGAGTTGTTAAGAGTAGATGGTGATAACATGAAAAGCACAAGTCAGGCGCCTCGTACACGTTCAAGTTGTCATCGTCTTTTTTTTCTCTCGGTTGTTAAAAATTCATAGAggcattttttagaattttagtagttagtgggaattttttttttttaatttcgttATAGGCACGTTTAAGGCCTGTCTTCCTAATTctgcccttctctttttgccatttGAAGGAAGAGCCTAGACTGGATGTTTTGATCAATAACGCTGGAGTCTTCCATTGCCCTTATATGAAGACTGAAGATGGATTTGAGATGCAGTTTGGCGTGAACCATCTGGGACACTTCCTACTCACCAACCTTCTCCTGGGACTCCTGAAAAGTTCAGCTCCCAGCAGAATTGTGGTCGTTTCCTCTACACTTTACAAATACGGAGACATCAACTTTGAAGACTTGAACAGTGAACAGAGCTATAATAAAAGCTTCTGTTACAGTCGGAGCAAACTGGCGAACATTCTTTTTACCAGAGAACTCGCCCGCCGCTTGGAAGGCACCAGCGTCACTGTGAATGTGTTACACCCTGGCATAGTGCGGACTAACCTCGGGAGGCACATACACATCCCACTGTTAGTCAGACCACTTTTCAATTTGGTGTCATGGGCTTTCTTCAAAACTCCAGAAGAGGGGGCCCAGACTGCAGTGTATTTGGCCTCTTCACCTGAGGTGGAAGGTGTTTCAGGCAAGTACTTTGGGGACTGTAAAGAGGAAGAACTGTTGCCCAAAGCTATGGATGAGTCTGTGGCAAGAAAACTTTGGGATATCAGTGAAGTAATGGTTGGCATATTAAAATAGGGACAAGGAATGGATGAGAGCTATTTGGAAAACCGGATGTCAGCCCTCTCTTTAATCAGGAATGGTGTGTCTTGGATCCTTGCTGCTTGAAAATACAGTTTTGGTTTTACAATAGTACTGCTAAGAGATTCATAGAGGTATTTTTAAGTTACTAAGAGGTTATTATTTGGAGAGCATAAAATTTCCCAAAAGATGTTTTAAATCTATATAATAAGCATATCAACAAGTATCAGTGATATGTTTATGCATGGATTacaaatattaaagaatttaATGACTTGAAATAGATACCTTGAGAAGTTTTTCACATACCTGTGAGTTTTATGGTATATTTAGTGCTAAATATCTTAATGATGATACTGGCTTTTGTGGCGAAATAATATGCCTGGTGTGAAAGCACAATTCTTACTTGGAATAAATTTACTGATACAGATTCTTAATCGTGTGTTTCTTTAGACGCTTCACTGAATTTAGTCCTTTATCATATCACTAGCCTCTACCAAAGGTGTGCCCAGTGTATTTTCTTCCCACACATTTTCACACTGCTTTAAGAAGTAATATTTCTAAGATATTAAAATTTGAagtattatttctaaaatttgaagTATTATTCAAATATAGAAGCTGCATGGGTAAGCCAGATTATAGCAATGCTTTGAGAATGGAGTTCTCAAAGGCTTTTCCTGAAAGAAATTTGTGGAATTTAGTAGTTTAGAAGCGATTTCCAGttaaactttttaatatacttttgagACTCTCCCTGAACTGGCCACAGGCTTACCTTGTACTCTTCACTCAGTGCTGTCCAGTAGGATTTTCTGTAGTGACAGAAATAATTCTGTCTGCACTGTCCAATATGACAGACTCTAGACACATGAGCTTATTGAGTACTTGAAATTTAACGAGCAATTTAGTACACTAATTATTTGTTCATAACTCCAATTAGGCAGTTGGGATAGGAATTATCCAAGGAAATATGTTCTTACTAGATTTATTTCCTCAAGAACCAAGTATCATACCTGATACACAGTACATATTGAATAATGAATTATGTatgaataaataagtattaaaattaaGTAGGAATATTATAGGCatccaaaataattttaactaTCTGTTTCAACCATCTCACAATATTGGAAAAGTGAATTATGACAGTTAAGAATAGACTGAACTACACAGAATTTAATGACCATTTTGACCAGAAGCAGTCCTGACTGTAATATCTGGTTACCAGTATCAGTTCTTTTTAAGAAAGGCAGCATCTTGGCAGAGGGTATAAAAGGTCTGTTTCCTCTTAGGGCACTGGGCTGTGAATATGAGAAGCACTGAGTGTTTGTATCATCACAGGTGTGTCTGTGCAGGTGTAGTCATTATAGCTGTATCATGTTCtttgaaatgtattaaaaaaaaataatcctaaagAAGACCTGCTGAATTTAGAAATACGGGCAGGAAATACATCAGAATGCAACCTGGAAAAATGGAAGCTAATAAATCTGTCCTACACCTTGACTTCattaaaaaggaaactttttttttttttcatttaataccaTCTTTTCTGGCTGTATTTTGATACCTGATGCTTTTCAGGGGATTTGGGACTTTTTTGTAAGAGTTGAGCCTTTCAGAGTTCTTATTTGTGGCACTATAATAAAATTGGATATATTAACTTATCATGGAAAACTAGAAACTTATCTGGAAACACCAACTCTTCAGGTCAAATAAGCTGCCATTTGGAAGATGTCCTTCCCACATGGTGTTCAGTGGACTCGAACCCTAATCACTATAGTAGAACTAGTTAGATTTTGAAGAGTATTTAAAccttttgctttcctttcccctttctgtTGACTTACTTCTATTTCACTGgacaagaaaataagaaaaaggcagTTTTGTTACTGTGTTACTCTTACCCTTAGCAAACTATTGTTGAGATAAGCATGTAACAtgccatacaatggaataattgATTTGGAAACCCATTGGTTATTGACTTAATCTTTTGAAATGCTGATGTCTATTTCAAACAGGTTATTCTGAAAAGGTGAGACTTCTGGGTCTTCTGCCTCAACTTTGCTCAGAGTAACTATTTTATATAGTGGGATTCTAAGTATTTAATTAGGACAGTGACCCCACTACTTAAATATACCACCATACTGGGTTTAATGAACAACTCTGTGACCTtgccaagttatttaacctctctgagcttttgttttcttggctCTGTCATTGAGACAATGAATGCCTATTTTGGAGGATTGTTCAGTGAAGAAACCAACAGAGTAAAGAGTTTAACAAAATGCCTGCCACATGTTCATTTACTCTTCCCAACGTACCTTATCACTGTActgttaatcagttcagttcagtcgctcagttgggtctgactctttgcgaccccatggactgcagctctccaggcttccctgttcaccaactcctgaagcttgttcaaattcatgtccatcaagtcggtgataccatccaaccatttcatcctctgtcgtccccatacTGTTAATAGTAATTAGTTGAGTACacgtaatgggaaaaaaaaggtcTAAATCAAGattcagcaaactttttttttttaaatgctagatTGGgtacatccctggtggtccaatggataagattccacactcctaatgcaggggtcctgggtttgatcctcgtTTGGGGAATTAAGAGCCCACATACAGCAActcagcccacacacagcaactagagaagacCAAGCTGCAACAAAGACTAAGCACAGTcaacataaataattttaaaacataatttaaaacaatttttataaaagGCTAGATTGTAAATACTTAAGGTTATTAAGCCAcaggtatatattatttttctgctacatattctttttttgacaatccttaaaaaatataaaaacattcttGGATCACTCAGGCCATACTGTTGTACTTATGCAACATCCAAATatattctatttgtttttaagACACGGTGTAAGCCAGCAGCTCTCAAGTACACTGTTACTCCCGTTTTCTTAATAAGGCTCGTGTTGTTTCTCTTAATCATTCTCATCTCATTTGACTGTTTGCTTGCAGACCCAGGAAGTGGAGAGAGTGTATTTTTCAAATCTCTCTGCAGCTCCAGATTCTGGAGTGAGGAATAGCAGTTATCTGCTTTCAGCTCCCTCTCTCACAAACCTGCTGGGCCTGGCCTGAGATCTGAGAGAAcctgtatttaaatatttaattgattCCAAATGTGCTAAGGAACACTGCAGTGAATACATGTTCCTAGTCACTCTTCAGGAGCTTGGCCCCACAGAAGGAGCTTCACATGTTTCCCAAACCTTCTCTGGACAGCAGGGAGTTAAGTTAGTTACAGGTTAACATGGAGGAATAGAGAATATTCCTAAAGGAAAGTTAGAGGGAGCACTCAGTGTTATACAAAGAGTTTTTGCTACGGTAGATGTTTAATCAAAGTACAGTAGAAGC from Budorcas taxicolor isolate Tak-1 chromosome 11, Takin1.1, whole genome shotgun sequence carries:
- the RDH14 gene encoding retinol dehydrogenase 14, with translation MAVGTAAALLAALGGILWLAARRFVGSSVQRLHQGGDSGLMRGKTVLITGANSGLGRATAAELLRLGARVIMGCRDRERAEEAAGQLRREVCPTGGPDSGPTSGGAGELVVKELDLSSLSSVRSFCQEMLQEEPRLDVLINNAGVFHCPYMKTEDGFEMQFGVNHLGHFLLTNLLLGLLKSSAPSRIVVVSSTLYKYGDINFEDLNSEQSYNKSFCYSRSKLANILFTRELARRLEGTSVTVNVLHPGIVRTNLGRHIHIPLLVRPLFNLVSWAFFKTPEEGAQTAVYLASSPEVEGVSGKYFGDCKEEELLPKAMDESVARKLWDISEVMVGILK